One window of Terriglobales bacterium genomic DNA carries:
- a CDS encoding anion transporter — protein sequence MQPSPATLSEARLLAGYIIFSASYLVFALGKFPGMKIDRPGMAVIGAVLMFAFRILGPSDGLRFIDFATVVLLFSMMVIVANLRLVGFFDAVATWVVVRLGPRHLLPAVILSSGLLSAFFVNDIICLVMVPIVLSLARRLGVRPLGYLLAVATASNIGSVATITGNPQNILIGSYSDIPYRSFLWHLGPVALVGLLLDWAILHWLFPHDEARTGAEPDPAHPAIPRTSFTKAVLVVLFVMAGFLAGLPPPLVAAVGAALMLITRTLEPRLMYDEVDWGLLVFFVGLFLIVGGAEKVGITEQLLRLARELNLHNAATFTAITAVLSNIVSNVPAVMLLKSVVPGFAQPHRAWMLLAMASTLAGNLTITGSIANIIVVEGARPAVNITFRDYLRAGVPVTLATITFGAVWLWLVG from the coding sequence GTGCAGCCTTCCCCCGCCACCCTCAGCGAAGCCCGCCTGCTTGCCGGCTACATCATCTTCTCCGCCAGTTACCTGGTGTTTGCCCTAGGCAAGTTTCCGGGGATGAAGATTGACCGCCCAGGCATGGCGGTGATCGGCGCGGTGCTGATGTTCGCGTTTCGCATCCTGGGTCCCAGCGATGGCCTGCGGTTCATCGACTTCGCCACCGTGGTGCTGCTCTTCTCCATGATGGTGATTGTCGCCAACCTTCGCCTGGTGGGGTTCTTCGATGCAGTGGCGACCTGGGTGGTAGTGCGATTGGGGCCGAGGCACCTGCTTCCAGCCGTGATCCTGAGCTCGGGACTGCTATCGGCGTTCTTTGTGAACGACATTATTTGCCTGGTTATGGTTCCCATCGTTTTGAGTCTTGCACGGCGACTGGGAGTCCGGCCGCTAGGGTACTTGCTGGCAGTGGCGACAGCTTCCAACATCGGCAGTGTGGCGACCATCACCGGAAATCCGCAAAACATCCTGATTGGATCGTATTCCGATATACCCTACCGCTCCTTCCTCTGGCACTTGGGGCCGGTAGCGCTGGTGGGATTGTTGCTCGACTGGGCCATTCTGCACTGGCTGTTTCCGCATGACGAGGCGAGGACCGGCGCGGAACCCGATCCTGCCCATCCTGCCATCCCCCGCACAAGTTTCACCAAGGCGGTGCTGGTGGTGTTGTTTGTCATGGCGGGATTTCTCGCGGGACTGCCACCGCCGCTGGTCGCGGCAGTGGGAGCGGCGCTCATGCTCATCACGCGCACCCTGGAACCCCGTTTGATGTACGACGAGGTTGATTGGGGACTGCTCGTGTTTTTTGTAGGGCTGTTTCTGATCGTAGGTGGGGCTGAGAAGGTGGGCATTACCGAGCAGCTGCTGCGGCTTGCGCGGGAGCTGAATCTTCACAACGCGGCGACGTTTACCGCAATCACTGCTGTTCTATCCAACATTGTAAGCAATGTGCCGGCGGTGATGTTGCTGAAGTCCGTGGTGCCCGGTTTCGCGCAGCCACACCGTGCCTGGATGCTGCTGGCGATGGCCAGTACGCTTGCGGGTAATCTGACCATCACCGGATCCATTGCCAACATCATCGTGGTAGAGGGAGCGCGTCCGGCGGTTAACATTACCTTCCGCGATTATCTGCGAGCTGGGGTGCCGGTGACGCTGGCAACCATTACATTTGGCGCAGTATGGCTTTGGCTGGTTGGATAA
- the acs gene encoding acetate--CoA ligase, translating into MTLATKSANESISNLLNIAEEYPSPKIVAESARQQSWNEEYERSINFPEAFWGDYARNFVWNSPWQRVMQFDGVHHKWFLGARTNITVNALDRHANSDRRNRVAYIWLGEDGTERIVTYGQLHQLVCRFANGLKSLGVKKGDRVIIYMPLTIEGVVAMLACARIGAIHSVVYAGLGHTALRERIVDAQARIVITGDVGYRRGKKVQLKAITDEAVDALEFVEKVVVFSRENAELSGREVNFADLMKFPDDCPAEDMDAEDPLFILYTSGSTGKPKGVVHVHGGYMVGTTYHLENYYDVGERDVFWCTSDIGWIVGHSYIVYAPLCAGVTTLFREGAIDYPAPDIVWDIVERYGVSKMFTAPTALRMFMKYGDALPAKHNISSLRFVACAGEPLNPEAWRWAQTHLAGDGKWGYVCDNWWQTELGGPAIGTPASMATRPGKCGISLPGSIADVVDEEGKPTAPGAGGRLVLKRPFPHMMRTVWGDADRYDREWKKIPGCYATGDVAVKDADGYITVLGRVDDVLNVAGHRIGTAEVESALVSHPAVAEAAAIGVPDALKGEVIKAFVTCRAGHTACDALATTLVEHVRRELGPIATPSAIEFVAALPKTRSGKILRRFLKAKESGQDPGDISTMEQ; encoded by the coding sequence ATGACTTTAGCCACAAAATCCGCAAACGAAAGTATTTCTAATCTGCTTAATATCGCCGAAGAATATCCTTCCCCCAAGATCGTCGCCGAGAGCGCCCGCCAGCAATCCTGGAACGAAGAATACGAGCGCTCCATCAATTTTCCGGAAGCCTTCTGGGGAGATTACGCTCGCAATTTTGTCTGGAACTCGCCCTGGCAACGGGTCATGCAGTTTGATGGCGTGCACCATAAATGGTTTCTGGGTGCCCGCACGAACATCACGGTGAATGCTCTCGACCGTCACGCCAATTCCGATCGCCGCAACCGGGTGGCATACATCTGGCTAGGGGAGGACGGAACTGAGCGCATCGTCACCTACGGCCAGTTGCACCAGTTGGTGTGCCGGTTTGCCAACGGACTGAAATCGCTGGGAGTGAAGAAGGGCGACCGCGTCATTATTTACATGCCTCTTACGATCGAAGGTGTGGTGGCGATGCTGGCGTGCGCCCGCATCGGAGCGATTCATTCCGTGGTCTATGCCGGACTGGGACACACTGCGCTGCGCGAGCGGATTGTCGACGCCCAGGCGCGCATTGTGATTACCGGCGATGTCGGATACCGCCGCGGCAAGAAGGTACAACTGAAGGCCATCACCGATGAAGCTGTGGATGCTCTGGAGTTCGTGGAGAAAGTGGTGGTGTTCTCACGCGAGAACGCGGAACTGAGCGGGCGGGAAGTGAATTTCGCCGATCTGATGAAATTCCCTGACGATTGCCCCGCCGAAGACATGGATGCCGAAGATCCCCTGTTCATCCTTTATACCTCCGGCAGTACGGGCAAGCCCAAAGGCGTCGTGCATGTCCACGGCGGCTACATGGTAGGGACTACCTACCATCTGGAAAATTACTACGACGTTGGCGAGCGGGACGTGTTCTGGTGTACTTCCGATATCGGCTGGATTGTAGGTCATTCCTACATTGTTTATGCCCCGCTGTGCGCAGGAGTGACAACACTGTTTCGCGAAGGAGCAATCGACTACCCCGCACCGGACATCGTTTGGGACATTGTCGAGCGTTATGGCGTCAGCAAGATGTTCACCGCTCCTACCGCGCTGCGCATGTTCATGAAATATGGCGACGCGCTGCCCGCCAAGCACAATATCTCCAGCCTGCGCTTTGTGGCCTGCGCGGGAGAGCCGCTGAATCCGGAAGCCTGGCGCTGGGCACAGACGCATCTCGCTGGCGACGGGAAATGGGGCTATGTGTGCGATAACTGGTGGCAAACCGAGCTGGGCGGACCGGCTATCGGAACCCCGGCTTCGATGGCTACCCGTCCCGGTAAGTGCGGTATCTCACTTCCTGGATCCATCGCAGATGTGGTGGACGAAGAAGGGAAGCCCACGGCTCCGGGGGCCGGCGGACGGTTGGTCCTGAAGCGGCCATTCCCGCACATGATGCGCACTGTTTGGGGAGACGCCGACCGCTACGATCGCGAGTGGAAGAAGATTCCGGGTTGCTACGCTACCGGGGATGTGGCGGTCAAGGATGCCGACGGCTACATTACGGTTTTGGGGCGGGTGGATGATGTCCTCAACGTAGCCGGACACCGGATCGGAACCGCGGAAGTGGAGAGCGCACTGGTGTCTCACCCCGCAGTGGCGGAAGCGGCAGCCATCGGAGTGCCCGATGCCCTCAAGGGGGAAGTGATCAAGGCCTTCGTGACCTGCCGTGCCGGCCATACCGCTTGTGACGCCCTGGCAACTACCCTGGTCGAGCATGTACGGCGGGAACTGGGGCCGATTGCCACGCCGTCGGCGATTGAGTTCGTAGCTGCCCTACCCAAGACCCGCTCTGGTAAGATTCTTCGCCGCTTTCTGAAGGCGAAGGAGAGTGGACAGGATCCGGGCGACATTTCCACCATGGAACAGTAA
- a CDS encoding DUF485 domain-containing protein, translating to MAQEQAARAAVPGRSAPAAPAGEPDIWERVARMDEFKSLLTAREKFVIPAVIFFVVYYFLLPISVGYFPQFMDKRVGSVNLAYLFALSQFFVAWLIAFLYVRAARRFDEYGRRILDHVDTSKEGK from the coding sequence ATGGCTCAGGAACAAGCTGCCCGCGCGGCGGTGCCCGGTCGTTCGGCGCCCGCTGCACCCGCTGGCGAACCGGATATTTGGGAACGCGTCGCCCGCATGGACGAATTCAAATCACTGCTCACGGCGAGGGAGAAGTTCGTCATTCCCGCGGTTATCTTCTTCGTCGTGTACTACTTCTTGCTTCCCATTTCCGTCGGTTACTTTCCTCAGTTTATGGACAAGCGCGTCGGCTCGGTGAATCTGGCGTATCTGTTTGCACTGTCGCAGTTTTTTGTGGCCTGGCTGATTGCTTTCCTGTACGTGCGCGCTGCCCGCCGCTTTGACGAATACGGCCGCCGCATCCTCGATCACGTGGACACCAGCAAGGAGGGCAAATAA
- a CDS encoding DUF5666 domain-containing protein — protein MKKLAVPLLILLSLPAVAQDAPRGAPSGQTPGANGQFERGGMRRRGVGGTITELRSDGLTLKTMSGDTVNVKFSSTTQFAMSGKTIKPSDLKAGDFVMVAGERAEDGTWTANFVVNRTEEMKKWKENLGKTFIAGEVKAINETKLTIQRPDDQTQTIEVDESTSFRRGRDESITLADIKVGDRVTGPGELKNGVFVPSTLRVGGAGGPGSFMGGPPPAGQAQSPKPLPPQ, from the coding sequence ATGAAAAAGCTAGCCGTGCCGCTGTTGATTTTACTTTCCCTGCCGGCCGTGGCACAGGATGCGCCCAGAGGGGCCCCCAGTGGCCAGACACCGGGCGCGAACGGCCAATTCGAGCGCGGTGGCATGCGCCGGCGCGGCGTGGGCGGCACCATCACCGAATTGCGCTCCGACGGACTCACTCTAAAGACCATGAGTGGCGATACCGTCAACGTCAAATTCTCCAGCACCACCCAGTTTGCCATGAGCGGCAAAACCATAAAGCCTTCGGATTTGAAGGCCGGTGATTTCGTTATGGTCGCGGGTGAGCGCGCCGAGGATGGAACCTGGACTGCCAACTTCGTCGTGAATCGCACTGAAGAAATGAAAAAGTGGAAGGAAAACCTGGGCAAGACTTTTATAGCCGGTGAAGTGAAGGCGATCAACGAGACCAAGCTCACCATCCAGCGGCCTGACGATCAGACCCAGACCATCGAGGTCGATGAGAGCACCTCCTTCCGCCGCGGCCGCGACGAGAGCATCACCCTGGCAGACATCAAGGTTGGTGATCGTGTGACGGGCCCGGGAGAGCTGAAGAACGGCGTGTTCGTGCCATCCACTCTGCGCGTAGGAGGAGCAGGTGGCCCGGGCAGTTTCATGGGTGGTCCCCCGCCCGCGGGACAAGCGCAATCTCCCAAGCCGTTACCACCGCAGTGA
- a CDS encoding cation acetate symporter: MSTSLLMFLVFIVITLGITYWAARRSAGAGAYFAASRRITAWQNGVAVAGDYMSAASFLGIAGLIAFFGYDGFMYSVGWLVAYLTVLLVVAEPLRNAGKYTMADVLAYRLKPRPVRAMASVSTLTVSTFYMIAQMVGAGALVSLLLKGSGINFRTAVIGVGILMIVYVVFGGMLATTWVQIIKAILLMTGTILLSILVMSKFGFSFSNFFTAVQHVSYHGPAGQEITKDFLQPGLRFKPPNGPLELISLGMALIFGTAGLPHILVRFYTVPDAKTARYSVVWAMILIGSFYIMTTFLGFGAATIVGRDFISTHGGNNMSAPLLAQAVAGDVFFAFISAIAFATILAVVAGLTISASTSFAHDFWTNVIHKGVERKPGEEVMVSRIAAFVVGAVAISIAIVLGPSANVAFLVALAFAVAASANLPVIVLSIFWRRFNTLGAVMGLAVGLLASIVLILIGPSVMGIDTATTPAISRHLIQHAPIFPLENPGIASIPLGFIGAFLGTLLGGREASAEHKFTELEVRANTGLGSEKALAH; the protein is encoded by the coding sequence ATGTCAACCTCATTGTTGATGTTTCTGGTTTTTATCGTGATCACGCTAGGGATCACCTACTGGGCCGCTCGCCGCTCCGCCGGCGCGGGCGCCTACTTTGCCGCGAGCCGGCGTATTACCGCCTGGCAGAACGGGGTGGCTGTTGCCGGCGACTATATGAGCGCTGCTTCCTTCCTCGGGATTGCGGGATTGATCGCTTTCTTCGGCTACGACGGGTTCATGTACTCGGTAGGCTGGCTGGTCGCTTACCTGACCGTACTCCTGGTCGTGGCAGAACCGCTGCGCAATGCGGGCAAGTACACCATGGCAGACGTGCTCGCGTATCGGTTAAAACCGCGGCCGGTACGGGCCATGGCTTCCGTCAGCACCCTCACCGTGAGCACGTTCTACATGATCGCGCAGATGGTGGGCGCGGGCGCGTTGGTGAGCCTGCTGTTGAAGGGCTCAGGGATCAATTTCCGCACGGCTGTCATCGGCGTCGGCATTCTGATGATCGTGTACGTGGTGTTCGGCGGTATGCTGGCCACGACCTGGGTGCAGATCATCAAAGCCATCCTGCTGATGACGGGCACCATTCTGCTCAGCATTCTGGTGATGAGCAAGTTCGGCTTCAGTTTCTCCAATTTCTTCACTGCCGTGCAGCACGTAAGCTACCATGGCCCAGCAGGGCAGGAGATCACTAAAGACTTTCTCCAGCCCGGGCTGCGCTTCAAGCCACCCAACGGTCCCCTGGAGTTGATTTCGCTGGGCATGGCTCTGATTTTTGGCACGGCGGGGCTGCCGCACATTCTGGTCCGGTTCTACACCGTTCCGGATGCCAAGACCGCGCGCTATAGCGTGGTCTGGGCGATGATCTTGATTGGCAGCTTTTACATCATGACCACCTTCCTGGGATTCGGCGCAGCCACCATCGTTGGGCGCGACTTTATCTCTACTCATGGCGGCAACAACATGAGCGCGCCTCTGCTGGCGCAGGCAGTCGCTGGGGATGTGTTCTTCGCCTTCATTTCCGCGATTGCTTTCGCCACGATCCTGGCGGTGGTTGCTGGACTGACCATCAGCGCCTCCACGTCCTTTGCTCACGATTTTTGGACCAACGTGATTCACAAAGGGGTGGAGCGCAAACCGGGCGAGGAGGTGATGGTGTCGCGGATCGCGGCCTTTGTGGTTGGTGCGGTGGCCATCAGCATCGCGATTGTTTTGGGACCCAGCGCGAACGTGGCTTTCCTGGTGGCTCTGGCTTTTGCAGTGGCTGCCTCCGCCAACTTGCCGGTGATTGTGCTCTCGATCTTCTGGAGACGGTTTAACACGTTGGGAGCGGTCATGGGCCTGGCCGTCGGCCTGCTGGCGTCGATTGTGCTCATCCTGATTGGCCCCAGCGTCATGGGCATCGATACGGCAACGACGCCGGCCATTTCACGCCACCTGATTCAGCATGCTCCAATATTCCCGTTGGAGAATCCCGGCATCGCCAGCATTCCGCTGGGATTCATCGGAGCATTTTTAGGAACCCTGCTGGGCGGCCGCGAGGCTTCCGCCGAGCACAAATTCACTGAACTGGAGGTTCGCGCCAACACCGGACTGGGTTCGGAGAAGGCGCTTGCCCACTAA